From a region of the Castanea sativa cultivar Marrone di Chiusa Pesio chromosome 10, ASM4071231v1 genome:
- the LOC142613831 gene encoding protein P21-like → MSLSIHLPIFFFLLITLFSALAHAARFDIRNNCPFTVWAAAVPGGGRRLNPRESWPLDVNAGTTGARIWARTGCNFDGSGRGRCQTGDCGGLLQCQAYGASPNTLAEFALNQYQNLDFFDISLVDGFNVPMEFSPTSGGCTKGIRCTADINGQCPAQLKAPSGCNNPCTIFKTNEYCCNSGNCGPTNYSKFFKDRCPSAYSYPKDDATSTFTCNGGTNYKVVFCP, encoded by the coding sequence ATGAGCCTCTCCATACACCTAcccattttcttcttcctcttaaTAACTCTTTTTAGCGCCTTAGCCCATGCAGCCAGATTTGATATAAGAAACAATTGTCCCTTCACAGTTTGGGCAGCAGCCGTTCCTGGTGGTGGCAGGCGGCTCAACCCACGCGAGTCTTGGCCCCTTGACGTCAACGCTGGCACAACAGGGGCCCGCATTTGGGCTCGAACTGGGTGCAATTTCGATGGCTCTGGGCGTGGCAGATGTCAAACCGGTGACTGTGGTGGACTTCTTCAATGCCAAGCTTATGGTGCATCTCCAAACACCCTTGCTGAATTTGCGCTAAATCAATATCAAAACTTGGATTTCTTTGACATCTCTCTTGTTGATGGGTTTAATGTTCCTATGGAATTTAGTCCCACCTCTGGTGGGTGCACCAAAGGAATAAGATGTACCGCTGATATCAATGGACAGTGCCCAGCTCAATTGAAAGCTCCTAGTGGGTGTAACAACCCTTGTACTATATTCAAGACCAATGAATATTGTTGCAATTCTGGAAACTGTGGACCTACAAATTATTCCAAATTTTTCAAGGATCGGTGCCCGAGTGCTTATAGTTACCCTAAGGATGATGCAACAAGCACATTTACTTGCAATGGTGGGACTAACTATAAGGTGGTGTTCTGCCCTTGA